Proteins encoded together in one Macadamia integrifolia cultivar HAES 741 unplaced genomic scaffold, SCU_Mint_v3 scaffold2467, whole genome shotgun sequence window:
- the LOC122066562 gene encoding uncharacterized protein LOC122066562 isoform X2, which yields MATEMTVKLLVDKNRNKVLFAEAGKDFVDFLFSLLTLPMGTIVKLLTPTHIPTGCIGNLYSSVDNLDNLYIQPDVQKSLVLEPKIGYCSNEMQMLLMQSANSSQSNEPPTLYGCTNSYHNSSCGGYVSYVMETKCGSCQQNMTRKVCVVEGESSTVAKSGVGGGGGGYVKEVVTYMITDDLEVKPMSTISSITFLNRYDIKDIGALEDRVVHLGMKEGLDLLKTSLQSKSVLSDVFLKEEI from the exons ATGGCAACTGAAATGACCGTAAAGCTTCTGGTAGACAAAAACAGAAACAAGGTTCTCTTCGCCGAAGCAGGAAAGGACTTTGTGGATTTCCTCTTCAGCCTTCTGACTTTGCCTATGGGCACCATAGTGAAACTCCTCACCCCAACTCATATCCCTACTGGCTGCATCGGCAATCTCTATTCCAGCGTAGATAATCTGGACAACCTTTACATCCAACCAGACGTCCAGAAATCCCTGGTTTTGGAGCCCAAGATTGGTTATTGCAGCAATGAAATGCAAATGCTGCTTATGCAGAGTGCCAACTCTTCGCAGAGTAACGAACCGCCGACCCTTTATGGTTGTACCAACTCGTACCATAATAGCTCTTGTGGGGGTTACGTGAGCTATGTAATGGAAACTAAGTGTGGTAGTTGTCAACAGAACATGACGCGTAAGGTGTGTGTCGTTGAGGGAGAAAGCTCGACGGTGGCGAAAAGTGGTgttggaggtggaggaggagggtATGTGAAGGAGGTGGTGACTTACATGATTACTGATGATCTGGAGGTGAAGCCAATGTCTACCATCTCTAGTATTACCTTTCTTAATAGGTATGATATTAAGGATATCGGAGCCTTGGAGGATAGGGTCGTTCATTTGGGCATGAAAGAG ggtttggatttgttAAAGACGTCATTGCAATCAAAGTCAGTTCTTTCGGATGTCTTCCTTAAAGAAGAGATCTAA
- the LOC122066562 gene encoding uncharacterized protein LOC122066562 isoform X1 yields the protein MATEMTVKLLVDKNRNKVLFAEAGKDFVDFLFSLLTLPMGTIVKLLTPTHIPTGCIGNLYSSVDNLDNLYIQPDVQKSLVLEPKIGYCSNEMQMLLMQSANSSQSNEPPTLYGCTNSYHNSSCGGYVSYVMETKCGSCQQNMTRKVCVVEGESSTVAKSGVGGGGGGYVKEVVTYMITDDLEVKPMSTISSITFLNRYDIKDIGALEDRVVHLGMKEVVFSIRLWTGFGFVKDVIAIKVSSFGCLP from the exons ATGGCAACTGAAATGACCGTAAAGCTTCTGGTAGACAAAAACAGAAACAAGGTTCTCTTCGCCGAAGCAGGAAAGGACTTTGTGGATTTCCTCTTCAGCCTTCTGACTTTGCCTATGGGCACCATAGTGAAACTCCTCACCCCAACTCATATCCCTACTGGCTGCATCGGCAATCTCTATTCCAGCGTAGATAATCTGGACAACCTTTACATCCAACCAGACGTCCAGAAATCCCTGGTTTTGGAGCCCAAGATTGGTTATTGCAGCAATGAAATGCAAATGCTGCTTATGCAGAGTGCCAACTCTTCGCAGAGTAACGAACCGCCGACCCTTTATGGTTGTACCAACTCGTACCATAATAGCTCTTGTGGGGGTTACGTGAGCTATGTAATGGAAACTAAGTGTGGTAGTTGTCAACAGAACATGACGCGTAAGGTGTGTGTCGTTGAGGGAGAAAGCTCGACGGTGGCGAAAAGTGGTgttggaggtggaggaggagggtATGTGAAGGAGGTGGTGACTTACATGATTACTGATGATCTGGAGGTGAAGCCAATGTCTACCATCTCTAGTATTACCTTTCTTAATAGGTATGATATTAAGGATATCGGAGCCTTGGAGGATAGGGTCGTTCATTTGGGCATGAAAGAG gtTGTGTTTTCAATTCGTTTGTGGacagggtttggatttgttAAAGACGTCATTGCAATCAAAGTCAGTTCTTTCGGATGTCTTCCTTAA
- the LOC122066563 gene encoding uncharacterized protein LOC122066563 codes for MATEMTVKLLVDKNRNKVLFAEAGKDFVDFLFSLLTLPMGTIVKLLTPTHIPTGCIGNLYSSVDNLDNLYIQPDVQKSLVLEPKIGYCSNEMQMLLMQSANSSQSNEPPTLYGCSNSFHNSSCGGYVSYVMETKCGSCQQKMTRKVCVVEGESSTVAKGGVGGGYVKEVVTYMITDDLEVKPMSTISSITFINRYAIKDIGALEDKVVHLGMKEGLELLRTSLQSKSVFTDVFLKEEI; via the exons ATGGCAACTGAAATGACCGTAAAGCTTCTGGTAGACAAAAACAGAAACAAGGTTCTCTTCGCCGAAGCAGGAAAGGACTTTGTGGATTTCCTCTTCAGCCTTCTGACTTTGCCTATGGGCACCATAGTGAAACTCCTCACCCCAACTCATATCCCTACTGGCTGCATCGGCAATCTCTATTCCAGCGTAGATAATCTGGACAACCTTTACATCCAACCAGACGTCCAGAAATCCCTGGTTTTGGAGCCCAAGATTGGTTATTGCAGCAATGAAATGCAAATGCTGCTTATGCAGAGTGCCAACTCTTCGCAGAGTAACGAACCGCCGACCCTTTATGGTTGTTCCAACTCGTTCCATAATAGCTCTTGTGGGGGTTACGTGAGCTATGTAATGGAAACTAAATGTGGTAGTTGTCAACAGAAAATGACGCGTAAGGTGTGTGTCGTTGAGGGAGAAAGCTCGACGGTGGCGAAAGGTGGTGTTGGAGGAGGGTATGTGAAGGAGGTGGTGACTTACATGATTACTGATGATCTGGAGGTGAAGCCAATGTCTACCATCTCTAGTATTACCTTTATTAATAGGTATGCTATTAAGGATATCGGAGCCTTGGAGGATAAGGTCGTTCATTTGGGCATGAAAGAG GGTTTGGAATTGTTAAGGACGTCATTGCAATCAAAGTCAGTTTTTACGGATGTCTTCCTTAAAGAAGAGATTTAA
- the LOC122066569 gene encoding uncharacterized protein LOC122066569 — MASVQVTRAEAKAAAAARQAKIKEAKARDAPQQPKSKRKEKAGPSSETPRKRPRVEGSTAEAVQALAAPRDGLAQGPPSANASRGPKVPSSRAEVGFIPEWSVKEDDSLTVGRVARELVTKGSLPRDATEAQKQGTAALLTSACIFMAGAQNQMGQLVLRAEAMSRELEASEREKVSLDNERSILLEKVEHLECELALERRECERKLSELKSQMRARLLEAEVRGVEKYRVSEAFKEEITNAIAPGYTMGATEVRDWVLGHYPGVSFADSGLVFEDDDVEAVPSATEVADADGGGGSEEGEIQLQREVPPTPGRGGSDQEALPAEDEAVNPTDAP; from the exons ATGGCGAGCG tgcaagttaccagagccgaggcCAAGGCCGCCGCCGCCGCAAGACAAGCAAAGATAAAGGAAGCCAAGGCCCGTGACGCCCCCCAGCAGCCGAAgtccaagaggaaggaaaaggcgGGCCCGTCCTCTGAGACCCCGAGAAAGAGGCCCAGGGTGGAGGGGTCgactgccgaggctgtccaAGCCCTCGCCGCTCCCAGAGACGGTCTGGCTCAAGGCCCTCCGTCCGCTAATGCCTCTCGAGGCCCGAAGGTTCCGTCGTcgagggccgaggtggggttCATCCCAGAGTGGTCGGTTAAAGAAGACGACTCTCTGACCGTCGGACGGGTTGCCAGAGAGTTGGTGACGAAGGGAAGTCTCCCCCGAGACGCCACagaagcccagaagcaagggacggcggcgcTGCTCACCTCGGCGtgcatcttcatggcaggg GCTCAgaaccagatgggtcagctggtcCTCCGAGCCGAGGCCATGAGTCGGGAGCTCGAAGccagcgagagggagaaggtctccctagacaacgagcgctccatcctcctcgagaaggtggagcacctggagtgCGAGCTAGCcctcgagcgccgagagtgcgaaCGGAAGCTCTCGGAGTTGAAGTCGCAAATGAGGGCACGCCTTCTGGAAGCCGAAGTccgaggggtcgagaagtatcgAGTCTCCGAGGCCTTCAAGGAGGAGATCACGAACGCCATCGCCCCAGGGTACACCATgggtgctaccgaggtccgagactgggtcctcgggCACTACCCTGGGGTTTCCTTTGCCGACAGCGGCCTCGTCTTtgaggacgacgatgtggaggcggtgccatcggccaccgaggttgccgacgccgACGGTGGAGGCGGCAGCGAGGAAGGTGAGATCCAGCTGCAAagggaagtccctccgacccctggtcgtgggggttcggaccaggaggcactccccgccgaagacgaggccgTGAACCCGACAGATGCTCCTTAA
- the LOC122066567 gene encoding cytochrome c-type biogenesis protein CcmE homolog, mitochondrial-like codes for MASRFCLRFRSRLQSTLSQFSAHRASPFIAVPESLLSITSPSNLSVIPVEFSFSSAGIRYLSTLNRQPVRKRTVDIGARARQLQNRRLWTYALTFSCIAGFIVIVLNNFQDQLVFYVTPTDAMEKYSTNPSKNKFRLGGLVLEGSVTQPASSPDMEFVVTDLITDILVRYQGSLPDLFREGHSVVVEGFVRPFSGEPKEKLASSARRVSAKALSGDCYFAATEVLAKHDEKYMPQEVAAAIEKNKAKIEAEAVAESGQGRARVA; via the coding sequence ATGGCTTCCAGGTTTTGCTTACGATTCAGATCTCGTCTTCAAAGCACTCTTTCGCAATTCTCCGCCCATCGCGCCTCCCCCTTCATCGCCGTTCCTGAATCTCTACTGTCAATTACTTCTCCATCTAATCTTTCTGTCATTCCCGTCGAATTTTCCTTCTCAAGTGCTGGAATTCGGTATCTATCGACCCTCAATCGGCAACCAGTTCGCAAACGAACCGTTGACATCGGTGCCAGAGCTCGTCAGCTTCAGAACCGCCGCCTCTGGACTTACGCACTCACCTTCAGTTGCATAGCCGGGTTTATTGTAATCGTCTTGAACAATTTCCAGGACCAATTGGTGTTCTATGTCACACCTACTGATGCCATGGAGAAGTACTCTACAAACCcttcgaagaacaagttcaggTTAGGTGGGTTGGTTCTGGAAGGGAGCGTGACCCAGCCGGCTTCGTCTCCTGATATGGAGTTTGTGGTCACAGACTTGATCACTGATATCTTGGTACGTTACCAGGGTTCACTCCCTGATTTGTTTAGGGAAGGGCACTCTGTGGTTGTTGAGGGATTCGTTCGTCCATTCTCGGGGGAGCCTAAGGAGAAGCTGGCATCGTCAGCGAGGCGTGTGTCTGCTAAGGCCTTGAGTGGAGATTGTTATTTCGCGGCAACTGAGGTTCTCGCGAAGCACGACGAGAAGTATATGCCACAGGAGGTTGCCGCGGCGATAGAGAAAAATAAAGCCAAAATTGAGGCCGAGGCCGTGGCCGAGTCTGGGCAAGGAAGAGCCAGAGTAGCTTGA